Proteins encoded together in one Pseudomonadota bacterium window:
- a CDS encoding SDR family NAD(P)-dependent oxidoreductase, whose amino-acid sequence MADISRRDMLAGTAIAGGAIALTASGATATLTGEDAGSGTSMAGKSVLITGCSSGFGRLSAMHFAGLGAHVIATMRNLPREEAASLAAEAKKQGWKLDIIEIDVLSDEQVKNGVAEAERLTGGPIDILVNNAGIGITGPIELQDMEATKLIFDTNVYGYHRLVRAVLPGMRTQKSGHIFAVSSQLGRVIVPGAGHYSPTKFAVEAMAEQMAYELVPHNIGVTVIQPGGYPTDIWKKRNVYTKALRDRISEERKAGYPALVARMGTEDGSGRNADPMDIPHAMAEIVAMPAAERPVRRAVHPGNKPQMAINSVSAETQVKWLGQTPFGPWINAVHNKA is encoded by the coding sequence ATGGCCGATATCAGTCGCCGCGACATGCTCGCAGGAACCGCCATTGCCGGCGGTGCGATAGCGCTCACCGCCTCCGGCGCAACGGCAACGCTGACCGGAGAAGACGCGGGCAGCGGCACATCAATGGCAGGCAAATCGGTACTGATCACCGGCTGTTCCTCAGGCTTCGGACGGCTGAGCGCGATGCACTTTGCCGGACTGGGGGCCCATGTCATCGCCACCATGCGCAACCTGCCGCGCGAGGAAGCCGCCAGCCTTGCCGCCGAGGCGAAGAAACAGGGGTGGAAACTGGACATAATCGAGATCGATGTCCTTTCCGATGAGCAGGTCAAAAACGGCGTCGCCGAGGCCGAACGCCTCACCGGCGGGCCGATCGACATATTGGTCAACAATGCCGGTATCGGGATTACCGGGCCGATTGAATTGCAGGACATGGAAGCCACCAAGCTGATCTTCGATACCAATGTCTATGGCTATCACCGGCTGGTGCGCGCGGTACTGCCAGGCATGCGGACACAAAAATCGGGGCATATCTTTGCCGTCTCATCCCAGCTTGGCCGCGTGATCGTGCCCGGTGCCGGCCATTATTCACCGACCAAATTCGCGGTCGAGGCCATGGCCGAGCAAATGGCTTATGAGCTGGTGCCACACAATATCGGCGTCACGGTGATTCAGCCGGGCGGATACCCCACCGATATCTGGAAGAAACGCAACGTCTATACCAAGGCGTTGCGTGACCGCATTTCAGAGGAGCGCAAGGCCGGCTATCCGGCGCTGGTGGCGCGCATGGGCACCGAGGATGGATCGGGCCGCAACGCCGACCCGATGGATATACCGCACGCCATGGCAGAAATTGTTGCCATGCCCGCTGCGGAGCGACCGGTCCGTCGCGCCGTCCATCCCGGCAACAAGCCGCAAATGGCAATCAACTCGGTCTCGGCAGAAACCCAGGTGAAGTGGCTGGGCCAGACACCCTTTGGCCCGTGGATCAACGCAGTACACAACAAGGCATAA
- a CDS encoding energy transducer TonB, whose protein sequence is MAFGQSILLLLAAGAVQQAYAQDEPGTPSPLPASAAAPARMALPQKVPNRRREPVPLIAPELWITTTDYPMKAALDGNEGDIEAELFVSDDGKVTGCDIIKSSGDSRLDMATCRLLRKRARFKPALDEQRQPISASYIYSYSWRLPPPSLSPPFRRQGEP, encoded by the coding sequence ATGGCCTTTGGTCAATCGATATTGCTGCTTCTTGCAGCTGGCGCCGTGCAACAGGCCTATGCGCAAGATGAACCCGGCACACCGTCACCACTCCCCGCATCTGCTGCCGCTCCGGCGCGCATGGCCCTGCCGCAAAAGGTGCCGAACCGGCGTCGGGAGCCGGTTCCGCTGATCGCGCCCGAATTGTGGATCACCACCACCGATTATCCGATGAAGGCCGCGCTTGATGGCAATGAGGGCGATATAGAGGCTGAGCTGTTCGTGTCGGACGACGGCAAGGTCACAGGGTGTGACATCATCAAGAGCTCGGGCGACAGCCGACTCGACATGGCGACATGCCGTTTGCTGCGCAAGCGCGCCCGTTTCAAACCGGCGCTCGACGAACAGCGCCAGCCCATCTCCGCCAGTTATATTTATAGCTATAGCTGGCGGCTACCGCCACCATCCTTGTCGCCTCCCTTCCGCCGCCAGGGCGAACCATAG
- the pth gene encoding aminoacyl-tRNA hydrolase, whose product MQLWVGLGNPGAEYALNRHNVGFMALDAITEVHGFPPPRVKFQGWVAEGRLSLSHGGSQKLLLLKPATFMNKSGQSIGEAMRFYKLSPEDVTVFHDELDLAPFKIKVKRGGGTAGHNGLRSTDQHIGPDFRRVRIGIGHPGSKARVHGHVLGNYAKAEMDPLSDMLGAIASAAHRLAEDDDARFMSDVALRLQE is encoded by the coding sequence GTGCAACTCTGGGTCGGCCTTGGCAATCCGGGAGCGGAATACGCCCTCAACCGCCACAATGTCGGCTTTATGGCGCTCGACGCCATAACCGAGGTGCACGGTTTTCCCCCACCGAGGGTGAAATTCCAGGGCTGGGTCGCCGAGGGGCGGCTCAGCCTTTCGCATGGCGGATCGCAAAAGCTGCTGCTGCTCAAGCCCGCCACCTTCATGAACAAGTCGGGCCAGTCAATCGGCGAGGCTATGCGTTTCTACAAGCTGTCGCCTGAAGATGTGACGGTGTTTCACGACGAACTCGACCTGGCACCGTTCAAGATCAAGGTAAAGCGCGGCGGCGGCACCGCGGGACATAATGGCCTGCGCTCCACCGATCAGCATATCGGTCCCGATTTCCGCCGCGTCCGCATCGGCATCGGTCATCCCGGCAGCAAGGCCCGGGTGCATGGCCATGTACTGGGCAACTATGCCAAGGCCGAAATGGACCCGCTGAGCGACATGCTCGGTGCCATCGCCTCTGCGGCGCACCGGCTGGCCGAGGATGACGATGCCCGCTTCATGAGCGATGTGGCGCTGCGGCTGCAGGAGTGA
- a CDS encoding 50S ribosomal protein L25/general stress protein Ctc — MSDQLTLSAEQREKAGKGASRALRREGRVPAVIYGNNEDPTPIHLEERELNKMLGTGHFMNSLVMVNVGKDSIRTLPKDVAFHPVTDRPLHVDFLRLAKDATVEVAVPVIFVNEEASPGLKRGGVLNVVRHELDLVCDAARIPDQIEIDVTGLEVGDSVHISSVSLPEGSESAITDRDFTVATVVAPSALKRSDSEAEAEAAEGGEEAEAEGGEEGEATDGE; from the coding sequence ATGAGCGATCAGCTTACCCTGTCGGCCGAGCAGCGCGAAAAAGCAGGCAAGGGAGCCTCTCGTGCGCTGCGTCGCGAAGGCCGCGTACCCGCCGTGATTTACGGCAATAACGAAGACCCCACCCCGATCCATCTGGAAGAGCGCGAGCTCAACAAGATGCTCGGCACCGGACATTTCATGAACTCGCTGGTCATGGTCAATGTCGGCAAGGACAGCATCCGCACCCTGCCGAAAGATGTTGCTTTTCATCCGGTTACCGACCGGCCCCTGCATGTTGACTTTCTGCGTCTCGCCAAGGACGCCACGGTCGAAGTTGCGGTACCGGTAATCTTCGTCAATGAGGAAGCTTCACCGGGTTTGAAACGCGGCGGTGTTCTCAACGTTGTCCGGCACGAACTGGACCTGGTCTGCGATGCGGCGCGTATCCCCGACCAGATCGAGATCGACGTTACCGGTCTTGAAGTCGGCGACTCCGTGCACATTTCTTCCGTCAGCCTGCCCGAAGGCAGCGAATCGGCAATTACTGATCGCGACTTCACCGTTGCCACTGTCGTCGCACCGTCGGCGCTGAAGCGTTCGGACAGCGAAGCAGAAGCGGAAGCTGCAGAAGGCGGCGAGGAAGCAGAAGCTGAAGGCGGCGAAGAAGGCGAAGCCACAGACGGCGAGTAA
- a CDS encoding thioesterase family protein, translated as MTADRTEFALDRALQLQALDDSTSHWRAGVTTDYCNTPKAAFGGWINALAYRAIASHSDSRGTLQTMQTSFMGGLAEGDVTIKARLLVSRRATDFWRVDMMQNDALMVSAQLVFGLPRKSGPEVQIAMPEAAPAEESQPLEPAPPLTPLWMGQYRQWLARGTPFRVNPRPESWLWIQDRDERPLDLPGLIAMVDAPMPRTFFVDSQLRMGSTIQMQNHVVATPEQIAAAGAKPIMLRADSSSIANGFYDQRVDAWSADGQLLMISNQMAAHR; from the coding sequence GTGACCGCAGACAGGACCGAATTCGCGCTGGACAGAGCGCTTCAGCTGCAGGCGCTGGACGATAGCACAAGCCATTGGCGCGCCGGGGTCACCACCGATTACTGCAACACACCCAAAGCGGCCTTTGGCGGCTGGATCAATGCACTGGCTTACCGCGCCATAGCCAGCCATTCCGATTCTCGCGGGACGCTGCAGACAATGCAGACCAGTTTCATGGGCGGTCTCGCCGAGGGCGATGTCACCATCAAAGCCCGTCTTCTCGTCAGCCGCAGGGCCACCGATTTCTGGCGCGTCGACATGATGCAGAATGACGCTCTCATGGTCTCGGCCCAGCTCGTCTTCGGCCTCCCCCGCAAGAGCGGACCGGAGGTGCAGATCGCGATGCCTGAGGCCGCTCCTGCTGAAGAGTCACAACCTCTCGAACCTGCCCCGCCATTGACACCCTTGTGGATGGGGCAATATCGCCAATGGCTCGCCCGGGGAACGCCCTTCAGGGTCAACCCGCGCCCGGAGAGCTGGCTGTGGATCCAAGACAGGGACGAACGCCCGCTCGACCTGCCGGGGCTGATCGCGATGGTCGATGCTCCCATGCCCCGAACCTTCTTCGTCGACAGCCAGTTGCGCATGGGCTCGACGATCCAGATGCAGAACCATGTTGTCGCAACCCCTGAACAGATTGCCGCCGCCGGTGCGAAACCGATAATGTTGCGCGCGGACAGCAGCAGCATCGCCAATGGCTTTTACGATCAGCGCGTCGATGCATGGTCGGCTGACGGTCAGTTGCTGATGATCAGCAACCAGATGGCGGCGCACCGCTAG